Proteins co-encoded in one Meiothermus sp. genomic window:
- the holA gene encoding DNA polymerase III subunit delta, giving the protein MIQVFTGDSFLAREALLQEARLQGLAPRLMPPEPALVAQEAGGGLFGPGGALVDLRDLSEADWKPLKEVLEGLPSDAVVLLLDPRPTAARSKWYADKAQKRDHPTPGPKEMINWVVNRARHYDLKLPGAIASYLAGLVGGKGSAENPAMGLEALDQELQKLCLASPPLTLEKVQALAALDTPISGFDLVRATTEGKPAQAFKYARALLERGEDPLRILGALSWQYVRVARAWALLQDDPLMGEGTAASALGMHPYAAKQTLLLAKKLTGEAVTQALEILMEAEEAAKTGRDMRLALERAIAALAHIHQPVPR; this is encoded by the coding sequence ATGATTCAGGTTTTTACCGGCGACAGCTTTCTGGCCCGTGAGGCCCTGCTGCAAGAGGCCCGTTTGCAGGGCCTGGCCCCCCGCCTGATGCCCCCCGAGCCCGCCCTGGTGGCCCAGGAGGCTGGTGGGGGGCTGTTTGGCCCCGGCGGGGCTTTGGTAGACCTGCGCGACCTGAGCGAGGCCGACTGGAAACCCCTTAAGGAAGTGTTGGAAGGGCTGCCATCGGATGCAGTGGTGTTGTTGCTCGATCCCCGCCCCACGGCAGCCCGCAGCAAGTGGTACGCCGACAAGGCCCAGAAGCGCGACCACCCCACCCCCGGCCCCAAGGAGATGATCAACTGGGTCGTCAACCGCGCCCGCCACTACGACCTGAAGCTACCGGGGGCCATCGCCTCGTACCTGGCGGGCTTGGTAGGGGGCAAGGGCAGCGCCGAGAACCCCGCCATGGGCCTGGAGGCCCTCGACCAGGAGCTGCAAAAACTCTGCCTGGCCTCGCCGCCGCTGACGCTCGAGAAGGTACAGGCCCTAGCAGCCCTGGACACTCCCATTTCCGGCTTCGATCTGGTGCGTGCGACCACCGAGGGCAAGCCCGCCCAGGCCTTCAAATATGCCCGCGCTTTGCTCGAGCGGGGCGAAGATCCCCTGCGGATTTTGGGTGCACTTTCCTGGCAGTATGTGCGGGTGGCCAGAGCTTGGGCGCTGTTGCAGGACGACCCCCTAATGGGAGAGGGGACGGCGGCCAGCGCCCTGGGCATGCACCCCTATGCGGCCAAACAGACCCTGCTGCTGGCCAAAAAACTGACCGGCGAGGCCGTTACCCAGGCCCTGGAAATCCTGATGGAAGCCGAGGAGGCGGCCAAAACCGGCCGGGATATGCGCCTGGCCTTGGAGCGGGCTATAGCAGCCCTGGCCCATATTCATCAGCCCGTACCGCGCTAG
- a CDS encoding DUF4160 domain-containing protein: MLTLMRRGGFRFYVKSGSAQEKPHIFVTRDGETWAKFTLKPVGVVVNSGFARNELTRLQGMVTDLEPQLLQLWWEYAVTQGVKPEAEKPDKHGPKPVPSDGSPAPLEPTPEPTALEPVV; the protein is encoded by the coding sequence ATGCTGACCCTTATGCGCCGCGGTGGTTTCCGCTTCTATGTCAAGTCGGGCAGCGCCCAGGAAAAACCGCACATCTTCGTGACTCGCGATGGCGAAACCTGGGCCAAGTTCACCCTGAAGCCTGTTGGCGTGGTGGTCAACAGTGGTTTTGCCCGCAACGAGCTGACCCGCTTGCAGGGCATGGTCACAGACCTCGAGCCCCAGCTTTTGCAGCTCTGGTGGGAATATGCCGTCACCCAGGGGGTCAAACCGGAGGCCGAAAAACCCGACAAGCACGGGCCTAAACCCGTTCCCTCTGATGGGTCGCCGGCGCCGCTCGAGCCCACACCTGAACCAACGGCGCTCGAGCCCGTGGTCTAG
- a CDS encoding TRAP transporter fused permease subunit gives MEIPQDATGRTTRMGRVIWFVLLVGALFSLYLVLHPFTPLSRLDIGILDQVQLRRATHVLLLLVAGYLITSRLPGARRTLGSWVFALLTLPFLYTFWVPNVPGVEIPLAGRLVGTLAWALAVLPALLPALRRYGDVAAALLAIAPWAYQVRYYEELVNRAVIPAGWDMSMSFTVIILVLGLVSRLLGPVMPSLVLVFLTYNMYGQYVPGTFQGAKNGIDLILGKTYNETEAGIYGLITGVSAKYIVYFTILSGLIGALGLGKVVANMALSLVGRTPQTPGRVTGIASVFMGMFSGSGAADTQFVATLTKPLYEKANYDRMIAAGLVATAGTIALITPPVLGSIAFVMVEILQISYLWVVVMALGPMLLYLLGILTFNEFYARKAKLPPVGADIALGRRYALRYSTIFVPILLIVVMLFLGSEVATAVYLAALAFVVICYLDPTLRPAALSEAMRSPAYRRGLPLGVGLALLGALLPLLMGWNLGNIPVLSLTLAVLGLLLGTFFYPAAASGRLREAVEPIAQGLVEGFRQLIPIGSAIVAANLIFGMMVITGLPSKFSIFLGQVSGESLLLATLVTAFFSLVLGMGVPPTATYVLTASLTAPAIIKIAAANFQGYGLEPQQAVLAATLATHMFLFYYAVLADVTPPVALSGYAAASVFKTNPLLTGVYAARVALAKYIIGFFFLLSFTGTGLLILPVLQSVPGLEGWLIILERFFFTAVAIIFLAAATVGYTRHPLRRWESWVMGLLALALFYPYPNLWMAFIPFALGLLFFLRGEQKARPQAAD, from the coding sequence ATGGAAATACCCCAAGACGCCACCGGTCGCACCACCCGCATGGGCCGGGTTATCTGGTTTGTCCTGCTGGTGGGCGCGTTGTTTAGCCTGTACCTGGTGCTCCACCCCTTCACCCCCCTGAGCCGACTGGACATCGGCATCCTGGATCAGGTGCAGCTACGGCGGGCTACCCACGTGCTCTTGCTGCTGGTGGCGGGCTACCTCATCACTTCCCGCCTCCCAGGGGCCAGACGCACCCTGGGTTCCTGGGTTTTCGCCCTCCTCACCCTGCCCTTCCTCTACACCTTCTGGGTGCCCAACGTGCCGGGGGTGGAGATACCCCTGGCGGGCCGGCTGGTGGGCACGCTGGCCTGGGCCCTGGCGGTGCTGCCGGCGCTTTTGCCTGCCCTACGCCGCTATGGCGATGTGGCCGCGGCGCTTCTGGCTATTGCCCCCTGGGCCTACCAGGTGCGCTACTACGAGGAGCTGGTCAACCGGGCGGTTATCCCGGCGGGCTGGGACATGAGCATGTCCTTTACCGTCATTATTCTGGTGTTGGGGCTGGTGAGCCGGCTTTTGGGCCCGGTGATGCCCTCGCTGGTGCTGGTCTTCCTCACCTACAACATGTACGGCCAGTACGTGCCCGGTACCTTCCAGGGGGCCAAAAACGGCATCGACCTGATATTAGGCAAGACCTACAACGAGACCGAGGCCGGCATCTACGGTCTCATCACCGGGGTCTCGGCCAAGTACATCGTCTACTTCACCATCCTCTCGGGCCTGATCGGGGCCTTGGGCCTGGGCAAGGTGGTGGCCAATATGGCTCTCTCCCTGGTGGGCCGCACCCCCCAGACCCCAGGCCGGGTCACCGGGATTGCCTCGGTCTTCATGGGCATGTTCAGCGGCTCGGGGGCCGCCGACACCCAGTTCGTGGCCACCCTGACCAAGCCCCTCTACGAGAAGGCCAACTACGACCGGATGATCGCCGCCGGGCTGGTGGCCACCGCCGGCACCATCGCCCTCATCACCCCGCCGGTGCTGGGCAGCATCGCGTTTGTGATGGTGGAAATCCTGCAGATTAGCTACCTGTGGGTGGTGGTGATGGCCCTGGGGCCCATGCTGCTCTATTTGCTCGGCATCCTGACCTTCAACGAGTTCTACGCCCGCAAGGCCAAGCTGCCCCCGGTGGGGGCCGACATCGCCCTGGGCCGGCGCTATGCGCTGCGCTACAGCACCATCTTCGTCCCCATTCTGCTGATTGTGGTCATGCTCTTCTTGGGGAGCGAGGTGGCCACCGCGGTCTATCTGGCCGCCCTGGCCTTCGTGGTCATCTGCTACCTCGACCCCACCCTGCGCCCTGCGGCCCTCAGCGAGGCCATGCGGAGCCCGGCCTACCGGCGGGGGCTGCCTTTGGGGGTGGGCCTGGCCCTGTTGGGGGCCCTGCTGCCCCTCCTGATGGGCTGGAACCTGGGCAACATCCCGGTGCTCTCGCTCACCCTGGCGGTGCTGGGGCTTTTGCTGGGCACTTTCTTCTACCCCGCCGCGGCCAGCGGAAGGCTGCGGGAGGCTGTGGAGCCCATCGCCCAGGGCCTGGTGGAGGGTTTCCGCCAGCTTATTCCCATCGGTTCGGCCATCGTGGCGGCCAACCTGATCTTCGGGATGATGGTCATTACCGGCCTGCCCTCCAAGTTCTCCATCTTCTTGGGCCAGGTCTCGGGGGAGAGTCTGCTGCTGGCTACCTTGGTGACCGCCTTTTTCAGCCTGGTGCTGGGGATGGGGGTGCCCCCTACCGCCACCTACGTGCTCACCGCCTCGCTAACGGCTCCGGCCATCATCAAGATTGCTGCGGCCAACTTCCAGGGGTACGGCCTCGAGCCTCAGCAGGCGGTGCTGGCCGCCACCCTGGCCACCCACATGTTCCTCTTCTACTACGCGGTGCTGGCCGACGTGACCCCGCCGGTGGCCCTTTCGGGGTACGCCGCGGCCTCGGTCTTCAAGACCAACCCCCTCCTGACCGGGGTCTACGCGGCGCGGGTGGCCTTGGCCAAGTACATCATCGGGTTTTTCTTCCTGCTCTCCTTCACCGGAACGGGCCTTTTAATCCTACCCGTGCTACAGAGTGTGCCGGGCCTCGAGGGCTGGCTCATCATCCTCGAGCGCTTCTTCTTCACTGCCGTGGCCATTATCTTCCTGGCCGCAGCTACGGTGGGCTACACCCGCCACCCGCTCCGGCGCTGGGAGAGCTGGGTGATGGGCCTGCTGGCTTTGGCCCTCTTCTACCCCTACCCCAACCTGTGGATGGCTTTTATTCCCTTTGCTCTGGGGCTCTTGTTCTTTTTGCGGGGCGAGCAGAAGGCACGTCCTCAAGCCGCAGACTAG
- a CDS encoding TAXI family TRAP transporter solute-binding subunit, translating to MKLWKLFVIGLVLVFGTALAQQRPRVVIPTGSTGGVFFFYGQAIAKILTEAGVADATAQQTGGSYDNLLLLRDRTDPGSRTYYCALATTDSALVTYTGEEPRFAQRKADMQRIMFYMYPSLIHIVTTEKSGIKFVGDLRGKRVSTGQPGSSTENLALLVLKGAGVDVREFAKRERLPAAESAKALSEGTIDAYFWVGGVPTSSVVELAQSLARKGDQIKLVDSPRTGPTAQLLLKEFPGIISTGKLPKSAYGTKDDVFALFTGNVFLCPASMPDDLAAAIMKAVFGNLQTLVTATAAARDTTLKNTVDLYNQKTLVPFHPGAVRYLREVGAIR from the coding sequence ATGAAACTGTGGAAACTGTTTGTAATTGGCTTGGTGCTGGTGTTCGGCACTGCCCTGGCCCAGCAACGCCCCCGGGTGGTTATACCCACGGGTAGCACGGGCGGGGTGTTCTTCTTTTATGGACAAGCCATTGCCAAAATTCTGACCGAAGCCGGCGTGGCCGACGCCACCGCCCAGCAGACCGGCGGCTCCTACGACAACCTGCTCTTGCTGCGCGACCGCACCGACCCCGGCTCGCGTACCTACTACTGCGCCCTGGCCACCACCGACTCGGCCCTGGTGACCTACACCGGCGAGGAGCCGCGCTTTGCCCAGCGCAAAGCCGATATGCAGCGCATCATGTTCTACATGTACCCGAGCCTGATCCACATTGTGACCACCGAGAAATCGGGCATCAAGTTTGTGGGCGACCTGCGTGGTAAGCGGGTCTCTACCGGCCAGCCGGGTTCCTCCACCGAAAACCTGGCCCTGCTGGTGCTCAAGGGGGCGGGGGTGGACGTGCGGGAGTTTGCCAAGCGCGAGCGCCTGCCCGCCGCGGAGTCGGCCAAGGCCCTTTCCGAAGGCACCATCGACGCCTACTTCTGGGTGGGTGGGGTGCCGACCTCGAGCGTGGTCGAGCTGGCCCAGAGCCTGGCCCGCAAGGGCGATCAGATCAAGTTGGTAGACTCCCCCCGTACCGGCCCCACCGCCCAGCTTTTGCTCAAAGAGTTCCCCGGCATCATCTCCACCGGCAAGTTGCCCAAGTCGGCCTACGGTACCAAGGACGATGTGTTTGCCCTCTTCACCGGTAACGTTTTCCTCTGCCCGGCCTCCATGCCCGACGACCTGGCCGCGGCCATTATGAAAGCGGTCTTTGGCAACCTGCAGACCCTGGTTACCGCCACCGCTGCGGCCCGCGATACCACCCTCAAGAACACCGTAGACCTCTACAACCAGAAGACGTTGGTTCCTTTCCACCCAGGCGCGGTGCGCTACCTGCGTGAGGTAGGGGCCATCCGCTAG
- a CDS encoding GntR family transcriptional regulator yields MKPRARLQSERLADKAYALLRTQILKGALPPGHALSVPELSRLLGVSRSPVREAVLQLVADGLAQEEAHKGAVVAHFGLQDALQILEVREVLEVASVRLGAARATAQDLTRLKQVLQAQAKTLQEGDLAGYQATDLQFHKLLGRLSHNPVLERMVGLLKDQSHLALELAARSLAQLEQGLHENQEVLEALEARNAKEASQAILKHFGRIRESLEGRLAASTK; encoded by the coding sequence ATGAAGCCTCGAGCCAGACTGCAATCCGAACGCCTTGCCGACAAGGCCTATGCGCTGTTACGCACCCAGATTCTGAAGGGGGCGTTGCCGCCCGGCCACGCCCTGAGCGTCCCCGAGCTATCCCGCCTGTTGGGGGTCTCGCGCAGCCCGGTGCGTGAAGCCGTGCTGCAGCTCGTGGCCGATGGATTGGCCCAGGAGGAAGCTCACAAGGGGGCGGTGGTGGCCCATTTCGGCCTCCAGGATGCACTGCAAATCCTGGAGGTCAGGGAGGTGCTGGAGGTAGCCTCGGTGCGGCTGGGCGCGGCCCGGGCCACCGCCCAAGACCTGACTCGACTCAAGCAGGTGCTGCAAGCCCAGGCCAAAACTCTCCAGGAGGGCGACCTCGCAGGTTATCAGGCCACCGACCTTCAGTTTCACAAACTGCTGGGCCGCCTGAGCCATAACCCCGTGCTGGAGCGGATGGTGGGGCTACTCAAGGATCAGTCGCACCTGGCGCTGGAATTGGCGGCCCGTAGCCTGGCCCAGCTCGAGCAAGGACTCCACGAAAACCAAGAAGTGCTGGAGGCGCTCGAGGCCCGCAACGCGAAAGAGGCCAGCCAAGCCATTCTCAAACACTTCGGGCGCATCCGGGAAAGCCTGGAGGGTCGGCTGGCAGCAAGTACAAAATAG
- a CDS encoding MFS transporter, translating to MLALALLRDPKYRTYWIALFLSQLGTWMQAATQGWLVLELTGSAERLGLVVALQFLPSLLFSLPAGVLSDRYSRRNLLFITQGGMAVLAFGMFALILTGLVRYEYVLVFAFLYGLFNAMDLPVRQAFTVEIAGKERYPGAIALNSFGFNTSRLVGPALAGLLIAGFGLSWSYLVNALSFIPLIGVLWVTPVSKMDVKHTGVVADALEGLRFVWGHPLVRQVVVLVGLTSLLGMNFQTIVPSYARLELGLDAQGFGFLMSAVGLGSIVAALVQAIGSKAHPMRAVLGSMVLGVSLITLALPLPTLWVAVVLGIGGLGMITTMLNSNTTVQLIAPDRIRGRVMSVYSMVLLGSGPLGAYFSGFLIDALGARGGVALMGLLTLVATLLMLRFPWPKELTPTPVPKVEPPIPTPQVASD from the coding sequence GTGCTGGCGCTGGCCTTACTCCGTGACCCCAAATATCGAACCTACTGGATTGCGCTTTTTCTTTCTCAACTGGGCACCTGGATGCAGGCTGCCACCCAGGGCTGGCTGGTGCTCGAGCTCACCGGGAGCGCCGAGCGGCTGGGATTGGTGGTGGCCCTACAGTTTTTGCCCTCACTGCTGTTCTCCCTGCCCGCCGGGGTGCTCTCCGACCGCTATAGCCGCCGCAACCTGCTCTTCATTACCCAAGGCGGCATGGCGGTGCTGGCTTTTGGCATGTTTGCCCTGATATTGACCGGGCTGGTGCGCTACGAATACGTTCTGGTGTTTGCTTTCCTGTACGGCCTGTTCAATGCCATGGACTTGCCCGTGCGACAGGCTTTCACGGTAGAAATCGCTGGCAAAGAGCGCTACCCGGGGGCCATCGCCCTCAATTCCTTCGGCTTCAACACCTCGAGGCTGGTGGGGCCGGCTTTGGCCGGGCTGCTCATCGCAGGTTTTGGGCTTTCCTGGAGCTATCTGGTCAATGCGCTTTCCTTCATTCCACTGATTGGGGTCTTGTGGGTCACGCCAGTCAGTAAGATGGATGTCAAGCACACCGGGGTCGTGGCCGACGCCCTCGAGGGCCTGCGCTTTGTCTGGGGGCATCCGTTGGTGCGGCAGGTGGTGGTTCTGGTGGGGCTAACCAGCTTGCTGGGCATGAACTTCCAGACCATCGTGCCTTCGTACGCCCGGCTCGAGCTCGGCCTCGACGCCCAGGGCTTCGGCTTCCTGATGTCGGCGGTGGGGCTCGGCTCGATTGTGGCGGCCCTGGTGCAGGCCATCGGTTCTAAGGCCCATCCCATGCGGGCCGTGTTGGGCAGCATGGTTCTGGGTGTCTCGCTGATAACCCTGGCCCTACCCCTCCCCACTCTTTGGGTAGCGGTGGTGCTGGGCATCGGCGGGCTGGGCATGATTACCACCATGCTCAACTCCAACACCACCGTCCAGCTCATTGCCCCCGACCGCATCCGGGGCCGGGTGATGTCGGTATACTCGATGGTCTTGCTAGGCTCTGGGCCGCTTGGGGCCTATTTTTCGGGCTTTCTGATCGATGCCCTGGGGGCCCGGGGGGGGGTGGCTCTGATGGGGCTGCTAACCCTGGTGGCCACCCTGCTCATGCTGCGCTTTCCCTGGCCCAAAGAGCTAACCCCCACCCCAGTCCCCAAGGTCGAGCCCCCCATTCCAACCCCCCAGGTTGCCTCGGACTGA
- a CDS encoding aminoglycoside phosphotransferase family protein, with protein MLCKVEILPALEARYQMSLTPLAGGAEARTFAGDGLVFKIYPPHTTEPGGIYAARLEALNMTKAGLGEWVVETYTLNQHGILVTKRYPGTNFTPERFSPAALDELARFFVRLHSLPEPGVVSQSRLHNRLSQFGGTLHDLPEAQQLVGWLRQHVGEVAGTPQAFCHRDPHAGNILLKHPEAQGVPEALVVDWVRAQPDDPARDLAILTTGTLVLLGEEKAIAALQSIVRRYREPKALWRRLRFWVPLTYLHDMHWFRTKEPTGFEAAVADKMPKALRFYQDFNPELA; from the coding sequence ATGCTGTGCAAGGTGGAGATTCTACCGGCCCTCGAGGCCCGCTACCAGATGTCCCTCACGCCCCTGGCCGGCGGGGCCGAGGCCCGTACTTTTGCAGGCGACGGGCTGGTTTTTAAGATCTATCCACCCCACACCACCGAACCAGGGGGCATCTATGCCGCCCGGCTGGAAGCCCTCAACATGACCAAAGCAGGGCTGGGGGAGTGGGTGGTAGAAACCTATACCCTCAACCAGCACGGCATTCTGGTCACCAAGCGCTACCCCGGAACCAACTTCACCCCCGAACGCTTTAGCCCGGCGGCCCTGGACGAACTGGCCCGATTTTTTGTACGCCTGCATAGCCTGCCCGAACCCGGCGTGGTCAGCCAATCCCGGCTGCATAACCGCCTCTCCCAGTTTGGTGGCACCCTGCACGACCTGCCAGAAGCCCAGCAGCTTGTGGGTTGGTTGCGGCAACATGTGGGCGAAGTTGCCGGAACCCCCCAGGCCTTCTGCCACCGCGACCCCCACGCCGGCAACATCCTCCTGAAGCACCCCGAGGCCCAGGGGGTGCCCGAAGCCCTGGTAGTGGACTGGGTGCGCGCCCAGCCCGACGACCCCGCCCGCGACCTGGCCATCCTGACCACCGGCACGCTGGTGCTGCTGGGGGAAGAAAAGGCCATTGCTGCCTTGCAAAGCATCGTGCGCCGCTACCGCGAGCCCAAAGCACTCTGGCGCCGTCTGCGCTTCTGGGTTCCCCTTACCTACTTGCACGATATGCACTGGTTCCGCACCAAAGAACCCACAGGTTTCGAGGCCGCAGTAGCCGACAAAATGCCCAAGGCCCTACGGTTTTACCAGGACTTTAACCCAGAGCTGGCCTGA
- the upp gene encoding uracil phosphoribosyltransferase, which translates to MKVTVVDHPLVQHKLAIIRDKHTGNKEFRELMEEVTMLMAYEAMRDLELDPVTIETPLTTMTAHMLSGKKLAVVAILRAGLVMVDGILKLVPAAKVGHIGLYRDPETLKPVEYYCKLPADIAERRVFLLDPMLATAGSAVHALSILKSKGAQQIKLMSIIAAPEGLKRVQEAHPDVEIVVAAVDSHLNDHGYIVPGLGDAGDRIYGTK; encoded by the coding sequence ATGAAAGTGACCGTGGTAGACCACCCCCTGGTTCAGCACAAGCTGGCCATCATCCGGGACAAACACACCGGCAACAAAGAGTTCCGCGAGCTGATGGAAGAGGTCACCATGCTCATGGCCTACGAGGCTATGCGCGACCTCGAGCTCGACCCCGTCACCATCGAGACCCCCCTCACCACCATGACCGCCCACATGCTCTCGGGCAAAAAACTGGCGGTGGTGGCTATTCTGCGGGCCGGGCTGGTAATGGTGGATGGCATCTTGAAGCTGGTGCCCGCAGCCAAAGTGGGCCATATCGGACTCTACCGCGACCCCGAAACCCTGAAGCCCGTAGAGTACTACTGCAAGCTGCCAGCCGATATTGCCGAGCGCCGGGTCTTCCTGCTCGACCCCATGCTGGCCACGGCCGGCAGCGCCGTGCACGCCCTCTCGATTCTTAAGTCCAAGGGAGCCCAGCAGATCAAGCTGATGAGCATCATCGCTGCCCCGGAAGGCCTTAAACGCGTTCAGGAAGCCCACCCCGACGTAGAAATTGTGGTGGCCGCGGTGGATAGCCACCTCAACGATCACGGCTATATTGTGCCCGGCCTAGGCGATGCCGGCGACCGGATCTATGGCACCAAGTAA
- a CDS encoding MraY family glycosyltransferase — protein sequence MFEFLKSIGIANPTGSGWLIVVFTFVVAWTVTWRFIPRVRQFALKVGWADLPNARRLNKEPLPNAGGLAIFAGVVAALVVATALRPILIQEVQVQVLAILLGGAILVLVGFVDDQFGLPPLFRLLVQMLAALLLVAVDIRFHAAFGTALDPFWGIVLTIAWVVGITNAVNLMDGVDGLAGGIAFITAMSLLAVSAQNPQWAAATLVLAALAGAALGFLRHNFFPSKIIMGDAGAYFFGYVLAATALLGSLKVTTVFSLVPTALFLLLPILDTSQVFIRRLLKRQNPMSTPGKDHIHHRLLARGFSQRRTTLILWIVTLALNLVALHVQGVSPLVIGVTAIGTASLLGFTVWRKLRAVWKETLGQAQTNAG from the coding sequence ATGTTTGAGTTTCTCAAATCCATCGGTATCGCCAACCCCACCGGCTCGGGCTGGCTGATTGTGGTCTTCACCTTTGTAGTAGCCTGGACCGTCACCTGGCGTTTTATACCCAGGGTGCGGCAGTTTGCCCTCAAGGTAGGCTGGGCCGACCTGCCCAACGCCCGCCGTCTCAACAAAGAACCCCTACCCAATGCCGGAGGCCTGGCCATTTTTGCCGGCGTGGTGGCAGCCCTGGTAGTGGCCACAGCCCTACGCCCCATCCTGATCCAGGAAGTGCAGGTACAGGTGCTGGCCATTCTGTTGGGGGGGGCCATTCTGGTACTGGTGGGTTTTGTAGACGATCAGTTCGGCCTGCCACCCCTATTCCGACTGTTGGTACAGATGCTGGCAGCACTGCTCTTGGTAGCCGTGGATATTCGCTTTCATGCCGCGTTTGGCACGGCTTTAGATCCATTTTGGGGCATCGTGCTCACGATTGCTTGGGTGGTCGGCATCACCAACGCGGTCAACCTGATGGACGGGGTAGATGGCCTGGCCGGGGGCATCGCCTTTATTACCGCCATGAGCCTGCTGGCCGTCTCGGCCCAGAACCCCCAGTGGGCGGCCGCCACCCTGGTACTGGCTGCCCTGGCGGGTGCGGCTTTGGGGTTTTTGCGACACAACTTCTTTCCTTCCAAGATCATCATGGGGGATGCCGGGGCCTATTTCTTTGGCTATGTGCTGGCTGCCACTGCCTTGCTGGGTAGCCTCAAAGTCACCACGGTTTTTTCGTTGGTGCCTACGGCCTTGTTTTTGCTGCTGCCCATTCTGGACACTTCACAGGTGTTTATCCGCCGCCTCCTCAAGCGGCAAAACCCCATGTCTACGCCCGGCAAAGACCACATCCACCACCGGCTTTTGGCCCGGGGCTTCTCCCAGCGCCGCACCACCCTCATTTTATGGATTGTTACTCTGGCTCTGAATCTGGTTGCTTTGCACGTACAGGGGGTAAGCCCGTTGGTCATTGGAGTAACCGCCATCGGCACTGCGTCGTTGCTGGGCTTTACCGTCTGGCGCAAGCTGCGGGCAGTGTGGAAAGAGACCTTGGGCCAGGCCCAAACCAACGCCGGCTAA